In Massilia forsythiae, one DNA window encodes the following:
- a CDS encoding ABC transporter permease has protein sequence MLLPLVLAVLAACAYGAMQMARPFVLGQATTVSLDIAGLPYYLLRTILRMFAALGCSLLFSFVFAFVAAKYRAAEKILIPLLDILQSVPILGFQAIAIAPFIALFPGSMLGVECAAIFAIFTSQAWNMAFSLYQSMRTVPDELSEAARVFCLSGWQRFWRLELPYAMPALLWNMMMSMSGGWFFLVAAEAISVAGQDIKLPGIGAYIAVAIEHEDGRAVAWAIVAMFAGILLYDQLFFRPLLAWADRFRFEEAQGETAQRSWLLDWGRRSRWMSRLADRFWGAMRATLGWFGNAGRAPAARPGLLQRAAPRLSPRVLSRVWDVLLAVAVAAATLRLVVYVHSEVGWAEAGHVLLLGLATLTRVMLLIALASLFWVPVAVWIGLRPRYAQGVQAVAQFLAAFPVNLMFPLVVFLLVSLRLNPNIWLSPLMVFGTQWYILFNVVAGASTIPTELRLAADNLGLKGWLKWKRVYLPAVFPAYVTGAITASGGSWNASIVAEYVTWGKTTLAAQGLGSYIKQMTDAGDFHRIALGIGVMCIFVMLLNRFFWRKLYLLADNRGV, from the coding sequence ATGCTGCTGCCGCTGGTGCTGGCAGTGCTGGCCGCCTGTGCCTACGGCGCCATGCAGATGGCGCGCCCGTTCGTGCTGGGCCAGGCGACCACGGTCTCGCTCGACATCGCCGGGCTGCCGTACTACCTGCTGCGCACCATCCTGCGCATGTTCGCCGCGCTCGGCTGCTCGCTGCTGTTCAGCTTCGTGTTCGCCTTCGTCGCCGCCAAGTACCGCGCCGCCGAAAAGATCCTGATCCCGCTGCTCGACATCCTGCAGTCGGTGCCGATCCTGGGCTTCCAGGCGATCGCCATCGCGCCCTTCATCGCGCTGTTCCCGGGCAGCATGCTGGGCGTGGAATGCGCCGCCATCTTCGCCATCTTCACGTCGCAGGCATGGAACATGGCGTTCAGCCTGTACCAGTCGATGCGCACCGTGCCGGACGAACTGAGCGAGGCGGCGCGGGTGTTCTGCCTGTCCGGCTGGCAGCGCTTCTGGCGCCTGGAACTGCCGTACGCGATGCCGGCGCTGCTGTGGAACATGATGATGTCGATGTCCGGCGGCTGGTTCTTCCTGGTGGCGGCCGAGGCGATCTCGGTGGCCGGCCAGGACATCAAGTTGCCCGGCATCGGCGCCTACATCGCGGTCGCCATCGAGCACGAGGACGGGCGCGCGGTGGCGTGGGCGATCGTCGCCATGTTTGCCGGCATCCTGCTGTACGACCAGCTGTTCTTCCGCCCGCTGCTGGCCTGGGCCGACCGCTTCCGCTTCGAGGAGGCGCAGGGGGAAACCGCGCAGCGCTCCTGGCTGCTCGACTGGGGCCGCCGCAGCCGCTGGATGAGCCGCCTGGCCGACCGCTTCTGGGGCGCCATGCGCGCCACCCTGGGCTGGTTCGGCAATGCCGGCCGCGCGCCGGCGGCGCGCCCGGGACTGCTGCAGCGCGCCGCGCCGCGCCTGTCGCCACGGGTGCTGTCACGCGTGTGGGACGTGCTGCTGGCGGTCGCCGTGGCCGCCGCGACCCTGCGCCTGGTGGTGTACGTGCACAGCGAAGTCGGCTGGGCCGAAGCCGGGCACGTGCTGCTGCTGGGCCTGGCGACCCTGACGCGCGTGATGCTCTTGATCGCGCTGGCCTCGCTGTTCTGGGTGCCGGTGGCGGTGTGGATCGGCCTGCGCCCGCGCTATGCGCAGGGCGTGCAGGCGGTGGCGCAGTTCCTGGCCGCGTTCCCGGTCAACCTGATGTTCCCGCTGGTGGTGTTCCTGCTGGTGAGCCTGCGCCTGAACCCGAACATCTGGCTCAGTCCGTTGATGGTGTTCGGCACCCAGTGGTACATCCTGTTCAACGTGGTGGCCGGCGCCTCGACCATCCCGACCGAGCTGCGCCTGGCGGCCGACAACCTCGGCCTGAAGGGCTGGCTGAAGTGGAAGCGCGTGTACCTGCCGGCGGTGTTCCCGGCCTACGTGACCGGCGCCATCACCGCCAGCGGCGGCTCGTGGAACGCCAGCATCGTGGCCGAATATGTTACCTGGGGCAAGACCACGCTGGCCGCGCAGGGCCTGGGCAGCTACATCAAGCAGATGACCGATGCCGGCGACTTCCACCGCATCGCGCTCGGCATCGGCGTCATGTGCATCTTCGTGATGCTGTTGAACCGCTTCTTCTGGCGCAAGCTGTACTTATTGGCCGACAACCGTGGAGTATGA
- the fliE gene encoding flagellar hook-basal body complex protein FliE, protein MNIGGIDSSRIEAMMAQLKAAAAKSAAPSAAGGAGAAGGVGSLGGVGGLNGADAAGASSKVSFSDALKAQLDNVSNAQLQADDMGHRFAAGDNSVSLSDTMISMQKASISFQATVQVRNKLVSAYHDIMNMQV, encoded by the coding sequence ATGAACATTGGCGGCATCGACAGCAGCCGTATCGAAGCGATGATGGCGCAATTGAAAGCGGCGGCGGCCAAGTCGGCGGCGCCTTCAGCGGCCGGTGGCGCGGGCGCTGCGGGCGGCGTGGGCAGCCTCGGCGGCGTCGGTGGATTGAACGGCGCGGACGCCGCCGGCGCGAGCAGCAAGGTCAGTTTTTCGGATGCGCTCAAGGCGCAGCTGGACAACGTCAGCAATGCGCAATTGCAGGCCGACGACATGGGCCACCGCTTCGCCGCCGGCGACAATTCGGTCAGCCTGTCCGACACCATGATCTCGATGCAAAAGGCGAGCATCTCGTTCCAGGCCACCGTGCAGGTGAGGAACAAGCTGGTGTCGGCGTATCACGACATCATGAACATGCAGGTGTGA
- a CDS encoding porin, with protein MKKTLMLGLLASAAIRPASAVDIKAGDWTVNVGGNVNAYYTVVRCKGDADGGLALAGRTLGCGGEDHRTTVGNGLLPSGLVTSASTSQGGYDVKALIGIYVATATDSAIAQNSTVDVRQAYFSVGNAGIGSVKLGRDYGIFGSHAILGDMTLLGAGAPVQATQRGRVTLGHIGAGYAYFGHYGQVAYTAPALPHGIGLDVGLMSPVADTPIVAPPRYSARSTPQVQAQLTGAYGPVKGWLGVKSQHFEAAGTTAGNLRMNAVELGASMDAGQAGFLVNLQRGNGLGLLSDADQGDVRSTHYFLQATYKTNERLKLGLNYGKSRNGASGTGTGGLKSNANLTLGAYYALNTAVTLVGELGRTESRAFGGASSHMDGISLGGILFF; from the coding sequence ATGAAGAAAACGCTCATGCTGGGTCTGCTTGCCAGCGCCGCCATCCGCCCCGCATCGGCGGTCGACATCAAGGCCGGCGACTGGACCGTCAACGTCGGCGGCAACGTCAACGCCTACTACACCGTGGTGCGCTGCAAGGGCGATGCCGACGGCGGCCTGGCGCTGGCCGGCCGCACGCTCGGCTGCGGCGGCGAGGACCACCGCACCACGGTCGGCAACGGCCTGCTGCCGAGCGGCCTGGTGACGTCCGCCAGCACCAGCCAGGGCGGCTACGACGTCAAGGCATTGATCGGCATCTACGTCGCCACCGCCACCGACAGCGCCATCGCCCAGAACAGCACGGTGGACGTGCGCCAGGCCTATTTCAGCGTCGGCAATGCCGGCATCGGCAGCGTCAAGCTGGGGCGCGACTACGGCATCTTCGGGTCGCACGCGATCCTGGGCGACATGACCCTGCTCGGCGCCGGCGCGCCGGTGCAGGCGACCCAGCGCGGCCGGGTCACGCTGGGCCACATCGGCGCCGGCTACGCCTACTTCGGCCATTACGGCCAGGTGGCCTATACCGCACCGGCGCTGCCCCATGGAATCGGACTCGACGTCGGCCTGATGAGTCCGGTGGCCGACACGCCGATCGTGGCGCCGCCGCGCTACTCGGCCAGGTCGACGCCGCAGGTGCAGGCGCAATTGACCGGCGCATACGGTCCGGTCAAGGGCTGGCTGGGCGTCAAGTCGCAGCACTTCGAAGCGGCCGGCACGACGGCCGGCAACCTGCGCATGAACGCCGTCGAACTGGGTGCCTCGATGGATGCCGGACAAGCCGGCTTCCTGGTCAACCTGCAGCGCGGCAATGGCCTGGGCCTGCTGTCGGACGCCGACCAGGGCGACGTCAGGTCGACCCATTATTTTCTTCAGGCGACCTACAAGACCAATGAACGGCTGAAGCTGGGCCTCAACTATGGCAAGAGCCGCAACGGCGCGTCCGGCACCGGCACCGGCGGCCTGAAATCGAACGCCAACCTGACGCTGGGCGCCTACTATGCCCTCAACACAGCGGTGACGCTGGTGGGCGAACTGGGGCGCACCGAATCGCGCGCCTTCGGCGGCGCATCGAGCCACATGGACGGCATCTCGCTCGGCGGTATCCTGTTTTTCTGA
- a CDS encoding ABC transporter ATP-binding protein, whose protein sequence is MTIAQDNLIHLASVGKSFNSADGRPRRILDGVDFTLRQGEIVALLGKSGSGKSTLLRIIAGLVPAEGGARYRGRPIDGPAPGVAMVFQSFALFPWLTVQQNVELGLEAQGVAPAERERRADAVLELIGLAGFGGALPRELSGGMRQRVGIARALVTNPDVLLMDEAFSALDVLTGETLRNDILQLWDGKQIPTRGIVVVSHNIEEAVMMADRIIILSSDPGRIVSEVQIDLPRPRDADSPRVRGLIDHVYGLMTMRKAPAAAPGAAMPAAVPDYALPDTDVSRIEAVLERVAEAPFDGRADLPHLAEETELSDEELFPAFEALSLLGLAQVESGDIILSALGRDYAAAAQARRQELFGRQVLANVPLAARIRAALAASESGTLPEEPFIELLEEGMKENRARRTLEIAVEWGRYGELYEYDFHLKRLKLPAE, encoded by the coding sequence ATGACGATCGCACAAGACAACTTGATCCACCTGGCCTCGGTCGGCAAATCCTTCAACAGCGCCGACGGCCGCCCGCGCCGCATCCTCGACGGCGTCGATTTCACGCTGCGCCAGGGCGAGATCGTGGCGCTGCTCGGCAAGTCGGGCTCGGGCAAGTCGACGCTGCTGCGCATCATCGCCGGCCTGGTGCCGGCCGAGGGCGGCGCCCGCTACCGCGGACGGCCGATCGACGGCCCGGCGCCGGGCGTGGCGATGGTGTTCCAGTCGTTCGCGCTGTTTCCCTGGCTGACCGTGCAGCAGAACGTCGAGCTGGGACTGGAAGCGCAGGGAGTGGCGCCGGCCGAGCGCGAACGGCGCGCCGATGCCGTGCTGGAACTGATCGGCCTGGCCGGCTTCGGCGGCGCGCTGCCGCGCGAACTGTCGGGCGGCATGCGCCAGCGCGTCGGCATCGCGCGCGCGCTGGTGACCAACCCGGACGTGCTGCTGATGGACGAGGCGTTTTCCGCACTCGACGTGCTCACCGGCGAAACCCTGCGCAACGACATCCTGCAACTGTGGGACGGCAAGCAGATCCCGACGCGCGGCATCGTGGTGGTGTCGCACAACATCGAGGAAGCGGTCATGATGGCCGACCGCATCATCATCCTGTCGAGCGATCCGGGCCGCATCGTCAGCGAGGTGCAGATCGACCTGCCGCGTCCGCGCGACGCCGATTCGCCGCGGGTGCGCGGCCTGATCGATCACGTGTATGGCCTGATGACGATGCGCAAGGCGCCCGCCGCCGCGCCGGGCGCCGCCATGCCCGCCGCCGTGCCGGATTATGCGCTGCCGGATACCGACGTCAGCCGCATCGAGGCGGTGCTGGAGCGCGTGGCCGAGGCGCCGTTCGACGGCCGCGCCGACCTGCCGCACCTGGCCGAGGAAACCGAGCTGTCGGACGAGGAACTGTTCCCCGCCTTCGAGGCGTTGTCGCTGCTGGGGCTGGCGCAGGTGGAAAGCGGCGACATCATCCTCAGCGCGCTGGGGCGCGACTACGCGGCGGCGGCGCAGGCGCGGCGCCAGGAACTGTTCGGGCGCCAGGTGCTGGCCAACGTGCCGCTGGCGGCGCGCATCCGCGCCGCACTGGCGGCCAGCGAGAGCGGCACGCTGCCGGAAGAGCCGTTCATCGAGCTGCTGGAAGAAGGCATGAAGGAAAACCGCGCGCGGCGCACGCTGGAGATCGCGGTGGAGTGGGGGCGCTACGGGGAATTGTACGAGTACGACTTCCACCTCAAGCGGCTCAAACTGCCGGCAGAGTAG
- the fliF gene encoding flagellar basal-body MS-ring/collar protein FliF, protein MATAEQLLDSDIDTPVPPPKYWETPMGRKVVIGGAVALALAVIAALWLWSSAPEYKVLFSNTTDRDGGAITASLDQMGVKYKFSDGGSAILVPADQVHSVRLKLAAQGLPRAGNVGFELLENQKLGTSQFVEQVNYQRSLEGELANSIQALAAVSQARVHLALPKPSVFVRDQQKPTASVLLNLQPGRALDQAQVSAIVHLVASSVPELTPANVTVVDQNGTLLSDTSNKGGKQLDPNQLKYVEALQQNIVKQVESIITPLVGQNNVRAEATADVDFAQVDTAAELYKPNSPPEPQAIRSQQTSESAGPGTNNPSGIPGALSNQPPGVATAPIEGGAPAAANAQANTGPTRKDSTTNYEVDKTLRYEQKPMGGIKRLTVGVVVNYRRSVDPKTGKIAIKPLTAAEVAQINELVKQAMGYSQARGDTLNVTNAPFDGIDKPAEEALDWWKDPNNLPLAKDIAKYVFIAMVIAFLWYRILRPLMKPVMKQFDKAVEMPPEPEPEEPEPEPEPDLEAEAAARQEVEEQKQVQVYKNNLEMAKSLAQHDPRIVANVIKEWLGAEQ, encoded by the coding sequence ATGGCAACAGCCGAACAGCTTCTCGACAGCGACATCGATACCCCGGTCCCGCCGCCGAAGTATTGGGAAACCCCGATGGGCCGCAAGGTCGTCATCGGCGGCGCCGTGGCGCTGGCCCTGGCGGTGATCGCCGCGCTGTGGCTGTGGAGCTCGGCGCCGGAATACAAGGTGCTGTTCTCGAACACCACCGACCGCGACGGCGGCGCCATCACCGCCTCGCTCGACCAGATGGGCGTGAAGTACAAGTTCTCGGACGGCGGCAGCGCGATCCTGGTGCCGGCCGACCAGGTCCACTCGGTGCGCCTGAAACTGGCGGCGCAGGGCTTGCCGCGCGCCGGCAACGTCGGCTTCGAGCTGCTGGAAAACCAGAAGCTGGGCACCTCGCAGTTCGTCGAGCAGGTGAATTACCAGCGCTCGCTGGAAGGCGAACTGGCCAATTCGATCCAGGCGCTGGCCGCCGTTAGCCAGGCGCGCGTGCACCTGGCGCTGCCCAAGCCCTCGGTGTTCGTGCGCGACCAGCAGAAGCCCACCGCCTCGGTGCTGCTCAACCTGCAACCGGGCCGCGCGCTGGACCAGGCGCAGGTCAGCGCCATCGTGCACCTGGTGGCGTCCAGCGTGCCGGAACTGACCCCGGCCAACGTCACCGTGGTCGACCAGAACGGCACCCTGCTGTCGGACACCAGCAACAAGGGCGGCAAGCAGCTCGACCCGAACCAATTGAAGTACGTCGAGGCGCTGCAGCAGAACATCGTCAAGCAGGTCGAGTCGATCATCACCCCGCTGGTCGGCCAGAACAACGTGCGCGCCGAAGCCACCGCCGACGTCGACTTCGCCCAGGTCGACACCGCCGCCGAACTGTACAAGCCGAATTCGCCGCCGGAGCCGCAGGCGATCCGCAGCCAGCAGACTTCGGAGTCGGCCGGCCCGGGCACGAACAACCCGTCCGGCATCCCGGGCGCGCTGTCGAACCAGCCGCCGGGCGTGGCCACGGCGCCGATCGAGGGCGGCGCCCCGGCCGCAGCGAACGCGCAGGCAAATACCGGCCCGACGCGCAAGGATTCGACCACCAACTACGAAGTCGACAAGACCCTGCGCTACGAGCAAAAGCCGATGGGCGGCATCAAGCGCCTGACCGTGGGCGTGGTGGTCAACTACCGCCGCAGCGTCGATCCGAAGACCGGCAAGATCGCCATCAAGCCGCTCACCGCCGCCGAAGTCGCCCAGATCAACGAACTGGTCAAGCAGGCCATGGGCTACAGCCAGGCGCGCGGCGACACGCTGAACGTGACCAACGCCCCGTTCGACGGCATCGACAAGCCGGCCGAGGAAGCGCTCGACTGGTGGAAGGACCCGAACAACCTGCCGCTGGCCAAGGACATCGCCAAGTACGTGTTCATCGCCATGGTGATCGCCTTCCTGTGGTACCGCATCCTGCGTCCGCTGATGAAGCCGGTCATGAAGCAGTTCGACAAGGCGGTCGAGATGCCGCCCGAGCCGGAACCGGAAGAGCCGGAGCCGGAACCGGAGCCGGACCTGGAAGCGGAAGCGGCGGCGCGCCAGGAAGTCGAGGAACAGAAGCAGGTGCAGGTCTACAAGAACAACCTGGAAATGGCCAAGAGCCTGGCCCAGCATGACCCACGCATCGTGGCCAACGTGATCAAGGAATGGTTGGGAGCGGAACAATGA
- a CDS encoding ferritin-like domain-containing protein: MTTTANDNLNDWLRDAHAMEQQAEKMLSAQADRLENYPDLRVCIVQHIDETRWQQSVLDQCMTRRGISSSVLKDLGGKLAAFGQAVDGMTVSDEVVKGAMAGYVFENLEIATYTSLIAAAQAVGDAETASGCAQILA; the protein is encoded by the coding sequence ATGACGACAACGGCAAACGACAACCTGAACGACTGGCTGCGCGACGCCCACGCAATGGAACAGCAGGCGGAAAAGATGCTGAGCGCCCAGGCGGACCGGCTGGAAAACTACCCGGACCTGCGCGTGTGCATCGTCCAGCACATCGACGAGACGCGCTGGCAGCAGAGCGTGCTCGACCAGTGCATGACCCGGCGCGGCATCAGCAGTTCGGTATTGAAGGACCTGGGCGGGAAGCTGGCGGCTTTCGGCCAGGCCGTGGACGGCATGACGGTCAGCGACGAGGTCGTCAAGGGCGCGATGGCGGGCTACGTGTTCGAGAACCTGGAAATCGCCACCTACACGTCGCTGATCGCGGCGGCGCAGGCGGTGGGCGACGCGGAAACGGCCTCGGGCTGCGCGCAGATCCTGGCGTAG